Part of the Hevea brasiliensis isolate MT/VB/25A 57/8 chromosome 16, ASM3005281v1, whole genome shotgun sequence genome is shown below.
gtcgatctcaccagaaattcacagatccggacaaccgtcgaatttccgcgaattgaggatacctacacgaagcccacaacacgggggttagtacataaatttttcagaattttctaagctcatttaatgctcggaaaaacactgcgaagttccgtgggacccactgaaaaacggtgtcggaaaattttgaaatttatatccccgcgaagctctcgatgagtggagcgctctggtactctcggttttctcggttttctcgtggggttcacggtttgcgagaaatctagcccgaaagtcaaaatgggctaaaacttcccgggcaaaaattggacaaatcgctcaattgatttcggtgttcttggtgtctatggaaagctctcgacgagtagatgggtttagacacaagacccggtccgattggtggccggatcgaccggattttGGCCGAGAAGGCGAACGGTCACGCGCACGCTGCGCGTCGCTTCTggagccgttttccggcgtttCAGGCGGCGGCCGGCCTTGGGGGAGGGCTGAGGTGGCGCGCCGGCGaagtggggtggcaggggaggcggtggcgctgcaaggggaggagggaggagagagaaaaagaagagagaaggggaggaggagaaacgcgcgcgggagaggaagaaaaggaggaagaagaaggtcggtccgattcgattcggccggttcgattcagaatataaaattttgaatttttactctgtctcgggaccgaaaacgagatccaaaaattccgaaaaaatttcagaaaactcagaaaaattcgtagactccaaatatatttttagttttgccacgtggtctttaaattaatttttaaaaatcatcaaagtttatatttttagaaaatcgaacccgatttttaaaatccgaaaaatctcaaataatttcttaaaatttaaataaaataaaaatattaataatactcataaaataataaaatttaaaattttggagtgttacagaaattatattaaaaaaatgtatgcaaattctacaacttaaaagtgaatttgaaatcatATCataattgataaattggaaataaaaataattaatttgtagagAAATTTCATGGTGGCAAGATTATATTTAGCtagagttatatatatatatatatatatattatatgtcacattttataaaaaaatgagtgtataatttttttatactaattgtttaattattttttttaattattattattatcgacattgttttcttaattttttattatttaaattattattttttttgaaaattaatttttaatattaagacctttataattaaatatatcattgaacattttttcatattttttttataaattcatttatgtaaAAGTATTATATGTTAATTTGTATTTcagatttatatttttttaattaatgaaatatcttttttttataaaaaaaataaattattgcaatattaaataatttgatatattaataatttatataatttatataacattatttaaataatgtcatattattgaattcaaaaaaaattatttaattacttacttaactctcaaattttttacaattaactttaaatatacaaataaaaaaatgataaatatattaattgatgacattatatttaaaatgaattgattgcaatttttcaaatggaaatatatatttttatgttttatttttctttttatttatatattttttaattatagagGATATTAATATaagtttatattaataattatttattctaACATTTTATATATTCTTAATGTATTTTAGAGATATATCTTTTAAtgatttatataatattaaatttatataatttaactaATAAATTTAAATGTTTTTTAAGTAAAAATCAATTCATACATTATCTTCTTTAGCACTTTGAATTTAAATAGGAAACAAATATGatcaatcaaattaaattttttaaataacaatAAATTTCCatattatttttaacaaaataggaGGTAATTTATCATTATCAAATTTGAAAGCAGCCTCATCATTCTACTTAAGAAAAGTTGGATGTTAACAGGGGAGCATATAAAAAGCCAAAAGGACTTGATCGCACCATGAATCCCATGTGACGGAGCTCACTGAGAATCACTGTCCGAGAAGAACTAGGACTCGAGAAGACTGCGACGTCGTTTCCCCCCGGGACTACCCTCTGCAACTCCACTTCACCTCCGTCCTCACTGTCAGCGTGTCAGGTGAACTAATCATcctccaccaccacctccattcTCTCTAACGGAGATACGTCACTCCTACCGACTCTTCTCCGTCTTCTTTTCGCAATCTTCGTTTAACTAATATgcctttgtaaataaaaaaaatcttcttTTAGTTCTGCACTACCGCTTGTTTTGATTTGGTCCTAGTTTCTACTTTCTACCGGGCTTTTTAAGGTATTTTTTCCCCCTTCTATCTGACTTGGCAAACTGTATCAGAATTTCGTACTGGTGGTTTGAAGGTGGGTTTGCATGTTATTAATGTTGTTGCTATTATATATTATTCCAGAGAAGGCCTAGTAGTGCAATTTTCTTCCAAGTTGTTGGATTTATTATTCATGAGATTGTACATTTGAGGGCCTTGTCTCATAACTTAGAATGGGAACTAAAAACCGAGTCTTGACGGCGATGACTTGAGTATTTTGCTTTTCTAGGCTTTTATTTTATCACCCTTCGTGGGTGTTTGGTAACCTGGGTTTTGAAGTTAATGTGAGAGAAAACTATTGACCACAGCGGGTCTAGGCATTACAAAAGTTTTTCTTGGTAATCGAGTGGCGCCTGAAGGGACGCAGAGACTTCTCTGCTTGTCATCATAGTTAacattctcatttatttactcatAATATTGTGGTAGTTTTTGTTGTTTATGGTTTTATTTTTGCTATTTTATGCCTGATATTTGTTTAGTTCGGCAGATTTACAAATGGGAGATCCACGGTTGGAGTCAGAAGAAGGCCTGAATGAAGGTTAATTTATTTCTTCGGATTCCTCATGCTAGCTGGATGCATTACATGCTTAATTGTGAATGATGAATGTTCTTTTCTGAGTGTGTTGACATTTAAAACATTACTTGTGAAATAGCGGCATATGCCCCATTAGTATCTAAAGTTTCTATCTAACGAAATAGAAGGCAAATTGGTAGTTTAATTTAATGCTTTTACAGTTTTACATAGATAATTTTCTTTATTAATGTTTGTTATCattgctaactttcaattttgcAGATGATTACAAGTTTGTTTTGTTGACCAAGGATGGGAAAATTATATGTAGGACACAATGCTTAAATCCTCCTGCAAAAGTGTATGCACACATTCTCTAATTATCACGTCTCTGGCctttgtaataaaatttttatacttATTTTGGAGTACAAGAGGGTGGCTTTAGTGTAAAGTTACTCCACTTGTGACCTGGAGGTCACGGGTTTGAGCCATGGAAATTGCCTCTCTGCAAATGGGTAAGGTTGCGTACATCAACCCTTCCTAGAGCACACAAGTGTGGTATGCTTTGAGCACTGAGTCACCCTTTACTTGTTCTCGAGTACAATTGAAAATGCTGTTGTTATCGCATTATTAGTATAGAAAAACATAATCTCGCACTCTCACTAATTATGCGCAAGATTAGATTGTCTTGCTATAGATATATACAAATATATTGAGGAAGAAAGAGTCACTAAAACAATAAGCTAATCCTGCTATGAGTACCGTTCATTGGTCaacataacataatgaatgagcAAACGACATCACCAGCTGAAGTTATAGCTGTTTTTCCCCCTTAAATTCTTCTGAATGTTAATGTTCCAGTTTGCAAGTATCATGAGAATGGAGGATTGTTCCAACCAATGATACAGTctgcatattatatttttatgttagattaatcaatttgatTTTGGCTTCTCTCTTAGAATTTTATATAAATACTGGTCTCGTAAGGTGATATATATTGCTGGTTCTGATATGAACCTGCTTATTGTCTAATAATTAATAGGCCTCAACGTTGGAATTTGCATGAAATTGTCCCAAGATCTAGGGTAAAAatccctcctgatctgcctcatTGCTTTTTACGCCCTGCTGCTGAATGTTTAAGGGACCATACTGAGTGGGGGAGGTTTTTGTCTCATCTTCAGAAAAGAGACACGGTAAAGagcttttttttttgtcattttcttttgATCCTTCCTTGTTAGCCCCTTGTATAGCCTTAGCATGGTTCATCTTTCTTTCTTAATTTCTTGATTAGTAATTTGTGGATTGcattattgttattgttattattattattattattagactaCCAGAGATTGTTATGATGATTttggaagggaaaaaaaaaagaaacataatttatttagtGGATGTTTTaaatgctcttttttttttttatttcatttttctatttttaaaaaaCTTAATTGTTTCAAATTAAAGGACACAAACACATCGTCATGCATGGATGAGAGAATTCAGAAATGGACTCTATTTATTTACTTTTTCTTAAGTATATATTTGGAAGTATTGAGATCATACTTTCTGTAGGTTGGAATtgcaaaatttgacttctgtgagtTCTATATACTTCCTCCTGTTGAAGCCTATAATTATAGCTATGCTAGAGTTGCATACCGGGCAGAGACGCACATTGGTCAAAAGCATAGTGAATCAGGTGCAATATAATGTTAGTTATATGGTTTCTTTCTATTTTTTTGGTGAggatgggattattgtgtaaaaCCAGATTGTCATAGTAATTCTGTATTTATAGTTCGACTAAGAATTGTCTTCTTTTGTCTTTGAATATGAAAGGACTACCTCAAATTGTTTCTCTTATTTTGCCATCTACATTTGTGGATACAGCTGAAGCATGTCAATTTAAACGGCAAAGCTTAGATCCAACTGAGACTTGTGGTAATAGTAGCTCCATGTCACCTTCTCCTGACGTAAACGATTTCTCTGCTAGGAAAGATGGGCATACACAGGCAAGGGGTGCAAGCAGTATCAGTGAAGAAAATGGTGTGCCTTGTGTCAAGTTTCCACAGTCAATTGGTGATCACCATGGTTGTGTTCCAACAGGTAGATGCCAGCCTTGTGCTGTGAAGTGGGATGGACCATTGGAAAGAAATTATGTGCGGGCAGACCCAAGTTACCTGCAGACTCTTGGTCAAGCACATTCTGGATGGATTTTTGGTGCAATAGCTGAGCTTGTTGATAATTCTAGGGATGCAAAAGCAAGCAGGTATGTTGAATAGATCTTTTTTCTTTGGGCCTTAATTTTTCTCTATTTATTCTTTGGGccttaattttttttctatttatttattcaCTGTTGTAATGATgaatatttgcatattatatgtgTCTATTGgagcttttttcttttttttttttcttttttttttataggaaAGTTCGTAAAAATGCCTTGCGGTTTAGGGCATTGACACTTGTGGATAGGAATTTTTTTCATCAATTTAGTACTTATATTAGAAGTTTCTTCTATTGTTATTTTTCTATCATTTTGttttaatatcattaatttaTGTTTGAATAATGTCCATATGTTATGAAATAACTTGCTATGTGAAACTAAattctttattaatgatatttatactgtctagaaacaaaaataaaatttcattttaaaaaaaaaaagttgttaaCTTGGTACTGATTTGGTGGCATGTGACGAACTATGTGGTTATTTTATGTGTAGTACCTAAGTCTATTTATAAGAATAATTTTAATGATACAAGCAAAAAATAATGGATTAAACCTGATGATACTAAAATGGTGGAAAAATTCCTCTCCCTTAAGTGCCAAAGCCTTAATGATATGatatattttaaaacttttcccTTGTTTTCCCAAATGTGCATCTTACTTGCAGTTTGTGTTGACAGAATGGATATTTCTATTGAGATCATATATTCTAAAAGAGCTGGAAAAGATATTCCTATGTTGTCAGTTATAGATGATGGCCATGGGATGACCCATCAGGAGATTGTGAGAATGACTTGTTTTGGACACAAGCAACCTGATGCTGATGATCTGGATCGCATAGGAAGATTTGGTGTTGGATTTAAGGTAGTCTTTGTCATTTTTCTGTTTGTGGTTAGCAACCATTACTCTAACGTTGTGGATTATGGTAATTTAAGAGATGTATGTGATTTTTGATTATGCTTGAATTTGTTTGTCTAAGTTTGGGTTCAAGATCAGTTTTAATAATTATGGTAGCATATCATTTAGATGTGCTTAATATTAATCTGGATTTGATTTGTCAGACTGGAGTAATGAGGCTTGGAAGGGATGCTCTTGTTCTTACTCAGACTGCTGATTCCAGATCCATAGCCTTTCTCTCACAATCTTTAAATGAAGGAAAAGAGGTATGCTGAAAATGTGGTTCATTTTTGGTTTGGTGTTTCTTTCTAATATGCTTTAGTTGTTTCTTATCACATTAATtgaatcaattctgcagaatctagaGATTCCCATTGTAAGCTACTGCAGAAAAGGACAGTTTATGGAAGTAGATATAAATGTCCAGTCTGAAGCATTAGCAAAGTACAACTTGAAAGCAATTAAGGAATTTTCACCATTTGATAAGTATTTGATTGGTGAAAAAGCGGGCTTGTTCCGTGAAAAACTCACAGGAACACAGATATACATATGGAACTTGGATGAATGGGGCTCAAATTATTGTTTGGACTGGACCACTGGACTGACTGGTCGGAGCTCCTTTCACCAAGGTGACATACTCATCCGTTCTAGAAGGGTTAGATCTCGTCCTGGCCAGATGAGTCAAAAGGTTGTGGATCCTTTTCTCTCAATTTATGTCTATAATAAGCAGAAAAGAAGCTTGGGATTTAGAGGAAAATTATTTACTAGTGATACTGTGAAACCTTTAACAAAATTATTCTTAATAAATTAGCTGCATATGAACTAATTAACAGTGGAAAAAGAAATAATTAACTGTTTATTATATAATTCTGATATTGGAATAGTTAAGTTTTGAATGAAGAGGTAAACTATTCATTGGTCTTCACTTTCGTCAGTGCaggtttaatatatttaattaaatgttcACTTTCTTCTTAATCTTTAGAGGTTTATAGTGGAAAAAAAGAAGGCTGATTGAATCTGTAAAATTCTTGTTAATATCCATGGTTTACATGATTAAATGAAAAATGCTTgtagcttcttcttcttcttaacaaaATGATGGAAACACAAGtagaaaaattcatatttaagactgacattttaattattatagtATTATCTCAAAACTATTTCTTAAACAAGTCTATTTATTTTTGAcagcattcaaataacttttctaCGTTTCTTTATCTATGTGTGTAGTGTGTAAATATACCTACTTGGAAAaatgctttaattttttttttttagcctgTCAGGTATATATCTCATCGAACTTTTTAACTTTTAACTGTTTTTTTAGCCTGTTAGGTATATACTTGTATTTTGCACCAAACCAAATACAAATTAAATGCTATGCAAAATATGACGTAGCTATTATTCTGAAATTTAACTTGTGTCACTTAAAGGATTAGTAGTAATAGTTGTTGTTGTTGTAGTAGTTGTTGTTAACTTCTGTCACTTGCTTTTTTGCTGCACTCCTGAAcccttcttttcttcactacccTTTGAAACTTCCCATTtcttatatttcttttgtctgtCTTCATAAGCCATGGAATTTATTTGCATATCCACTTTTTGTTGGGACACTATCCACATATGCCGATGCTAGTACATTTCATGTGCACAATTGGCTAattattttacattataaaatCTAGTTCACCACATTTCTTCTTTGTTTCCAGGTTCCCTTAGATTACTCACTTAGATCTTATCTAGAAGTCATCTTTTCAGTTCCAAGGATGAGGATATATATTCAAGGTTCATTGGTAATTGCTTTTTTCTCAGTCCTATTTGTGGGGATGTGATGTTTCTTCTTGTCTTAATTGTTTGATATTTAGCATGAGCTCTGCAACAGGTTAAAAGTCGACCATTGGCAAAGTCTTTGAATAATACTTGCGAAGCAACTGGTATTATCATGGGGAAACTTGTTCACTTGACTCTTGGTCGCTGTCAATTAGAGTGGGAGCAGGCAAATTGCGGAATGTTTTTGTATTGGCATGGCCGCTTAATTGAGGTCAGATTCTGCTTTATGATATGATTTTACCTGTGAATGTTGGTGTTGATTTGTAGTTTCCAATATctttttgatgtttattctagTTTATCATAATTAGGTCATTTAAAAAGTGGTTTATACTTCTTGCTTGATTCAATTTTTTCTTCTGTGCATTTGTTCGTAAGAATCTTGTCCCGAGGAGAGTTTCCATGCCCGTTTACtagtttgttaaaatttttaattcttttagaCTTCCAAGAATTTTGTATCAAATCAAAGCTACTAATAAAGTGATGCATGGAATTAGCTATAATCTCGGCCAGATCTTTTAAATCTACGGCAACATTGTCTTTTATATGAGCTGAATATTTGCTTTCAAGGGAGTTTCCCTTCTTCAAACCATCTTAAATGACCCCTCTCTAAACTCAAATTCAAATGAGTGCTACTTTCACCTTCCCTAAAAGAAGGTGAACCAAATAGCATGTATGATTGAAAGCTGAAAGGGTGGAGCAAATGGGAAGTGGATTGTGAGAATATGCTTAATTttggaattttaatttaatgccgCATGTTCTGATGCCATGAATTTAAATTTACAGAGGAGTAGAGGACAcaagaatatagaattaaatgcaTATGTTGTGAGGTATTAATAAATGCTTTGTATCCTTTGTTCATAATAGATAGAATTATAGTTGCCTCTTATTTTCCTGTGTATAGATTGGTGATGTAGGGCAAGTTTTGATACCAAACGTGATGTAGAACTAGTAGGTATTAAGGGATTAGGGTTGAGAACAAATTCTCAAATAGAAGAGAAACTAATTGTCAATTTATTTGCTCAAAATCAATTGTCCATAATCATAATAAAATCTATAAATATATACAGATTCTAAGCTTGTTTATGGAGTTTTGTAACCCTAATTTCATTATGATTAGGAATCCTAAATTAAATACTAATTAGGAATATAAAACTAATTAAActttctaaataaaataaaatacttcgtaaaataatagaatttctgtataatataaattttctaattaataataatctatatttcctaattttatattgagtataatttctaagtttaatcCTCTTCCAATACTGCATCAATTGGATTCTTTTTTTATCTTAATTTTCAAATTAGGCCTTTGTGCTTCTTTTCTTTTACTCTTGTAACATCAGATCACATTGATCTGTAATTGATTGCTCATTTCTCTTTTATTTTAGgcttacaaaagagttggtggcATGGTACATAATGGAGACGTGGGACGAGGCGTGATCGGGGTTATAGATGTTACTGATCTAATGGTAGGCAATTCTTTCTGGATAGGTCTTTGGCTGTTCTATTTCTTCCATTACAAATTTGAAATAATTGTTATGCTTGCAAGGAGATTTACTTTACAAGCATAGTTAATGGTGCATTTGAGGTACAATTCCTCTAGTGCCTCAATCACTGAAAGGTAGTGACCCATATGAGGTGTGTACCTGTGCATGTGCATTCTGttgctttatttaaaaaaatgttatttcatcaaAAAATATCCACTTTTGATTTGACTATGTGAGTGACTGTACcaccaaataaaattaaaacaataaataataaaaagaaaataatggtGCTCTATATCAGACAGGAACAACCTTCTACGCAAGTGGAAAGAAAACACTGCTATGATGGTTTTTGACAGAACACAACTTGTTTCATTATCTTTTGTGCTCTCTTCATAATCTATCTTCTCTATTCTTTACCacatgttttccttttcttttctttcagccCCTGTTggtccccttttttttttctctcttttccttCCCTCTCTAATCTATTCTACTACTCCAGTCACTTCTATCACTCCATCCAAAACTTGATTGTGTAGGACATATATATCTACTTTTCTCTCCTTGTCAAGGAGCCTCTTAGATCCCATTACATCAAGATGCTTTTGTTTGTTTGGATGTTTTTGTTGcttaatttttatagaatttgctgcCCATTAATTTTGACTTGTTAACTTGGTAATAAGCAAAATATGCAATTACGGAAAAGAAAGGTTAGATGGACAACAtacaaaatgtttttttttttgtttttttttatttttattctttttatttttctggcTTGCTAGATTGTTAATTGTCCATGATAATTCTGTGACATTAAATTGTTGATTCTGCCatgttaaattattaattatgtcaTGTCTTTTAGgaataatttttatgtatttggTTTTACTCAAAACTTTTTTTAAACATGGAAAAGAaaagagtgtgtgtgtgtgtgtattttgATTGGGTCAAATACTAGAGAGTTGAGACCCCTGTATGTCAAATGTGGATTGAGCTTGATGAGTCTGGAAATCGGCAGGACCTGTGGACTTGCCATGTGGAGCTTGCAATCGACTAATGAATTTGAGATTTGTAGGTCCTCCTATCAGAGCAAAGGTTACTGCTGGAGGGGGGCCTCTAATGGTAAATTCAGAGATTAAAAAAAAGGGAGGGACTATCTTGCCCTCTCTTGTTTGAATTATGGTTCTTGGCCTTTGAAGAGTAAAAGAATGGCTTTTCTAGTTTTGAACCTACATTACCTTGTTAGGCTGTTAGAGAGGTATTTATACCTGTTTGGAAGTATTGTGAACGAGATGGGTAGCATCCTCTAGTTGGTGGAGTATGTTTAATGATAAATCTCTTGTTATGTGGGTAGGTGGCTGTAGCTGAGATTGATGATGGAGGATGGATGTAGTTGGAGCTATAATATCTAGTTATGAGACTTGGAGAGGACATAAATCTCATGGAAAAGTGAAGAAGCTGGAGATGAGGAGAAAGTATAAGGGAGATAGGAAATTGTGGGTCAGGAAATTTAGGTTTTTTTaactttattctattttattttatattttaatcaaaatttaaaatatttactaagatgtttttaaaataaaatgtatTATTTTATTCTCAACAGGGCTCAattgataaaaaaagaaaaattttgtacACAATTGAATAAAATATATCATAGAGGGCCAAATTGTACATTCAACTGTAGTACAGGGCTTTTATATATGCTTTTGGCCTTTGAATTTCAGACATATTGAAGctagattttaaaatttttttttgctaTTATTACGAGTAATGTCTTGTTTTATTTCTTTGCACCTTGCCTTTCATAAGTGTGTGCCTGTGTCTTGGCACCAGGACCCCTTTGCACCTTTAATACCTATGTTTATAAGGCTGCTTTTACTTTCTAGTCTCTACACTTATTTTAGTCCATTGAACATTTAGGAACTTGCATCATTTGTTTAGATTCTATAGTTAAGTTTACTATTTACCATAAGATGAACTCAAGTGCTTTTCTCTTTAATATGAGGAAATTTCTATGGAAGATAGGGACACCTGGTATCACTAAAGTATCACTTGGATGCTTGTGCCACTTCTTGTTGCATGAACAATGCTTTTCAGAATGTTTGGTAATTTGTTTTTATTACAGAAGAAAGAAATATACAATTGTGATTGCACTTGAATGCCGGTTTGTTAGTCCTGTAAGGGTTTTTGTGCATTTATAcctaacatgcattgcatttgctaTATATGTTGAACTAATACAGAATCTCATGCCTCCCATTTTTTCATAGGATGATGTGAATGGTCGTGTTTGGGTGCATAATAACAAACAAGGTTTTCAGGATTGTGAACCATATGCTCTACTGGAGGAGTGGCTGGGGAAGAAGGCTGATGAATATTGGGATAAGAATTTTGACACAGTGCTGCTGGTAAGGCAATTTTTTGCTAATTGCTggggaaatttttatttttgtttggacatgtaaattttcCATTGTTAATTTCAAGTCAGTGTTTGTTTTAATTAAAAGTTGCTTAGTTTAATTGCCAAGGACCCCAAATAAACAACTGCTGAAAACAACCTTACATTCATTTGAAATGGCTGCGACCTATTTAGGCAATAAATTATAACTTGACAAGAAATAGAATTTGAGTTTTTCCTCCATTTCAGCAATAACTATAGTTGCCATATGTTTTTAGAATAAAGAACAATAGGTTTGAAGTTTAATAGAATGCTGGAATTATTCCTTTCCTAATTGACTGCCAGAAGTTCAATCACTCTTTTGTAGTTAACAAAttcatttctattttttttaaggtTTTGCAGTCTACTTACATTTATTCTATTGAGATAGTTCTTTTCTGTTCCAGAAAAAGGGTGGCTTCCTGTACAAGCCTGACCATGAATGGGTTCAGTGTGATAAGTGTAGAAAGTGGAGGATGTTGAATTCTGGATTTGACAGCAATAACTTACCTACAGAATGGTATTCATCTGTTTGATTATCGTGTTGCAACTCATGCTTCCACCTGTTACGATCCTGGTGGCTCTTTTCTTTTTTGTCACCCTTAATTAACTTACATTAACTAATTAACTAACATTAACTAACAGTTGCATGTTATGAGAAGG
Proteins encoded:
- the LOC110669846 gene encoding uncharacterized protein LOC110669846 codes for the protein SHHESHVTELTENHCPRRTRTREDCDVVSPRDYPLQLHFTSVLTVSVSDLQMGDPRLESEEGLNEDDYKFVLLTKDGKIICRTQCLNPPAKVPQRWNLHEIVPRSRVKIPPDLPHCFLRPAAECLRDHTEWGRFLSHLQKRDTVGIAKFDFCEFYILPPVEAYNYSYARVAYRAETHIGQKHSESAEACQFKRQSLDPTETCGNSSSMSPSPDVNDFSARKDGHTQARGASSISEENGVPCVKFPQSIGDHHGCVPTGRCQPCAVKWDGPLERNYVRADPSYLQTLGQAHSGWIFGAIAELVDNSRDAKASRMDISIEIIYSKRAGKDIPMLSVIDDGHGMTHQEIVRMTCFGHKQPDADDLDRIGRFGVGFKTGVMRLGRDALVLTQTADSRSIAFLSQSLNEGKENLEIPIVSYCRKGQFMEVDINVQSEALAKYNLKAIKEFSPFDKYLIGEKAGLFREKLTGTQIYIWNLDEWGSNYCLDWTTGLTGRSSFHQGDILIRSRRVRSRPGQMSQKVPLDYSLRSYLEVIFSVPRMRIYIQGSLVKSRPLAKSLNNTCEATGIIMGKLVHLTLGRCQLEWEQANCGMFLYWHGRLIEAYKRVGGMVHNGDVGRGVIGVIDVTDLMDDVNGRVWVHNNKQGFQDCEPYALLEEWLGKKADEYWDKNFDTVLLKKGGFLYKPDHEWVQCDKCRKWRMLNSGFDSNNLPTEWFCYMEPFEGLCETPEQKVEHGVITVSAKRSRYGCKDVEDDATLTSEGDSDDNFIQTKKDSRQVFKRLRKGPSRACKKAV